In a genomic window of Punica granatum isolate Tunisia-2019 chromosome 6, ASM765513v2, whole genome shotgun sequence:
- the LOC116212460 gene encoding RNA-binding protein BRN1 isoform X2, which yields MAEAKKEKSEDSVKLFVGQVPKHMDEVQLLALFQEFALVNEVNVIRDKATRAPRGCCFVICPSREEADKAISACHNKRTLPGASSPLQVKYANGELERLEHKLFVGMLPKNVTEEEVSDLFSKYGTIKDMHILRGSQQTSKGCAFLKYETKEQAVEALNALNGKHKMEGSTVPLVVKWADTEKERQARRAQKAQSQAANMPNTDPQNPSLFGALPMSYIPPYNGYGYQNQFHNMIPPVNQGSGALRAISPELAHRNYSMPTASYMGSAYPAVPGLQYPMAYPGGLMGHRPFSGSAASTVADNNSASSSSVSQSPGGQSEGPPGANLFIYHIPQEFGDEDLASAFRPFGRVLSAKVFVDKATGASKCFGFVSYDSPEAAQSAISKMNGHQLGGNKLKVQLKRDNRQSKPY from the exons ATGGCGGAGgcgaagaaggagaagagcgAGGACAGCGTGAAGCTGTTCGTCGGCCAAGTGCCGAAGCACATGGACGAGGTTCAGCTCCTCGCCCTGTTCCAGGAGTTCGCCCTCGTCAACGAGGTCAACGTCATCAGGGACAAGGCCACCCGGGCCCCCCGCG GGTGCTGCTTCGTAATATGCCCGTCGAGAGAGGAGGCGGACAAGGCTATCAGCGCGTGCCACAATAAGAGGACTCTACCCGGG GCATCTAGTCCTCTGCAAGTGAAATATGCTAATGGCGAGTTGGAAAGACTAG AACACAAACTGTTTGTTGGCATGCTTCCAAAGAATGTAACTGAGGAAGAGGTTTctgatttattttccaaatatGGAACTATAAAGGACATGCATATCCTAAGAGGTTCTCAGCAGACTAGCAAAG GATGCGCATTTTTGAAGTATGAAACCAAGGAACAAGCAGTTGAAGCTCTAAATGCTCTCAATGGGAAGCACAAAATGGAG GGTTCAACTGTTCCTTTGGTTGTCAAGTGGGCTGATACTGAGAAGGAAAGGCAAGCCCGGCGGGCTCAGAAAGCGCAATCCCAAGCTGCTAACATGCCTAACACTGATCCACAGAATCCCTCATTGTTTGGGGCCTTGCCAATGAGTTATATCCCTCCATACAATGGATATGGATATCAG AATCAGTTTCACAACATGATTCCTCCAGTAAACCAAGGGAGTGGTGCACTACGGGCAATTTCTCCAGAACTTGCACATAGGAACTATTCCATGCCTACTGCGAGTTATATGGGTTCTGCATATCCTGCCGTGCCCGGCCTTCAGTATCCCATGGCATACCCAGGTGGACTTATGGGCCATCGGCCTTTCAGTGGTTCTGCTGCTTCCACAGTTGCAGACAATAACTCTGCATCCTCATCAAGTGTCAGCCAAAGCCCCGGGGGGCAAAGCGAAG GGCCTCCGGGTGCCAATTTGTTTATCTATCACATACCTCAAGAGTTTGGTGATGAAGATCTTGCCAGCGCTTTTAGGCCTTTCGGTCGGGTTCTGAGTGCAAAGGTTTTCGTTGACAAAGCAACCGGTGCCAGCAAATGTTTTG GGTTTGTGAGTTACGACTCTCCAGAAGCAGCTCAATCCGCAATTAGCAAGATGAATGGACACCAATTAGGGGGTAACAAGTTGAAAGTCCAGCTTAAGAGAGACAACAGGCAAAGCAAACCTTATTGA
- the LOC116212460 gene encoding RNA-binding protein BRN1 isoform X1, which yields MAEAKKEKSEDSVKLFVGQVPKHMDEVQLLALFQEFALVNEVNVIRDKATRAPRGCCFVICPSREEADKAISACHNKRTLPGASSPLQVKYANGELERLEHKLFVGMLPKNVTEEEVSDLFSKYGTIKDMHILRGSQQTSKGCAFLKYETKEQAVEALNALNGKHKMEGSTVPLVVKWADTEKERQARRAQKAQSQAANMPNTDPQNPSLFGALPMSYIPPYNGYGYQAPGSYGLMQYRMPPMQNQFHNMIPPVNQGSGALRAISPELAHRNYSMPTASYMGSAYPAVPGLQYPMAYPGGLMGHRPFSGSAASTVADNNSASSSSVSQSPGGQSEGPPGANLFIYHIPQEFGDEDLASAFRPFGRVLSAKVFVDKATGASKCFGFVSYDSPEAAQSAISKMNGHQLGGNKLKVQLKRDNRQSKPY from the exons ATGGCGGAGgcgaagaaggagaagagcgAGGACAGCGTGAAGCTGTTCGTCGGCCAAGTGCCGAAGCACATGGACGAGGTTCAGCTCCTCGCCCTGTTCCAGGAGTTCGCCCTCGTCAACGAGGTCAACGTCATCAGGGACAAGGCCACCCGGGCCCCCCGCG GGTGCTGCTTCGTAATATGCCCGTCGAGAGAGGAGGCGGACAAGGCTATCAGCGCGTGCCACAATAAGAGGACTCTACCCGGG GCATCTAGTCCTCTGCAAGTGAAATATGCTAATGGCGAGTTGGAAAGACTAG AACACAAACTGTTTGTTGGCATGCTTCCAAAGAATGTAACTGAGGAAGAGGTTTctgatttattttccaaatatGGAACTATAAAGGACATGCATATCCTAAGAGGTTCTCAGCAGACTAGCAAAG GATGCGCATTTTTGAAGTATGAAACCAAGGAACAAGCAGTTGAAGCTCTAAATGCTCTCAATGGGAAGCACAAAATGGAG GGTTCAACTGTTCCTTTGGTTGTCAAGTGGGCTGATACTGAGAAGGAAAGGCAAGCCCGGCGGGCTCAGAAAGCGCAATCCCAAGCTGCTAACATGCCTAACACTGATCCACAGAATCCCTCATTGTTTGGGGCCTTGCCAATGAGTTATATCCCTCCATACAATGGATATGGATATCAG GCTCCAGGATCTTATGGACTTATGCAATACCGAATGCCACCCATGCAGAATCAGTTTCACAACATGATTCCTCCAGTAAACCAAGGGAGTGGTGCACTACGGGCAATTTCTCCAGAACTTGCACATAGGAACTATTCCATGCCTACTGCGAGTTATATGGGTTCTGCATATCCTGCCGTGCCCGGCCTTCAGTATCCCATGGCATACCCAGGTGGACTTATGGGCCATCGGCCTTTCAGTGGTTCTGCTGCTTCCACAGTTGCAGACAATAACTCTGCATCCTCATCAAGTGTCAGCCAAAGCCCCGGGGGGCAAAGCGAAG GGCCTCCGGGTGCCAATTTGTTTATCTATCACATACCTCAAGAGTTTGGTGATGAAGATCTTGCCAGCGCTTTTAGGCCTTTCGGTCGGGTTCTGAGTGCAAAGGTTTTCGTTGACAAAGCAACCGGTGCCAGCAAATGTTTTG GGTTTGTGAGTTACGACTCTCCAGAAGCAGCTCAATCCGCAATTAGCAAGATGAATGGACACCAATTAGGGGGTAACAAGTTGAAAGTCCAGCTTAAGAGAGACAACAGGCAAAGCAAACCTTATTGA